One Desulfobulbus propionicus DSM 2032 DNA segment encodes these proteins:
- a CDS encoding hemerythrin domain-containing protein gives MKHKKEWDDTLNVGIGLIDNQHKIIFDLINDLGNASASHADKKVIDTLFDVIENYIFRHFEAEEKLIEHHELAAQHTLDHYALIKEFHKFRLSFRNRNNGGNAIHDVLDAWFIDHISRADIPLFASIAKGGSEQQQKIAIDEYPFEQKDRRRHKRIHQRKITDHAILATCYNTTTLKNKSATIVDISLGGLRLESSELYSIDDLLIVTCTIGRNFKMKEKVRVVNGQDNLYGAEFINLSPATEQFLIELYGSVHIRNF, from the coding sequence ATGAAACACAAGAAAGAATGGGACGACACCCTCAACGTGGGCATCGGTCTCATTGACAATCAGCATAAAATCATTTTCGACCTGATCAACGACCTGGGCAACGCTTCAGCAAGCCACGCCGACAAAAAGGTGATCGACACCCTTTTTGATGTGATTGAAAATTATATTTTTCGCCATTTTGAAGCGGAGGAGAAACTCATCGAGCATCATGAGCTTGCGGCGCAGCATACCCTTGATCATTATGCCTTGATCAAGGAGTTTCATAAATTCAGGTTGAGTTTTCGCAACAGGAACAACGGCGGCAATGCGATCCATGATGTGCTTGACGCATGGTTTATCGACCATATCAGCCGCGCGGACATCCCGCTTTTTGCCTCCATTGCCAAGGGAGGCAGCGAACAGCAACAGAAGATTGCAATCGATGAATATCCGTTCGAGCAAAAGGACCGAAGACGTCACAAGCGCATCCATCAACGGAAGATCACCGATCACGCCATCCTGGCCACCTGTTACAATACCACCACCTTGAAAAATAAAAGTGCCACCATCGTCGATATCAGCCTGGGCGGTCTACGGCTCGAATCGTCCGAGCTCTATTCCATCGACGATTTGCTGATCGTCACCTGCACCATTGGCAGAAATTTCAAAATGAAGGAAAAGGTGCGGGTCGTCAATGGACAAGACAATCTCTACGGGGCTGAATTCATCAACCTGTCGCCGGCCACCGAACAATTTCTCATCGAACTGTATGGCTCCGTCCATATACGCAATTTCTGA